Proteins from a single region of Pongo pygmaeus isolate AG05252 chromosome 3, NHGRI_mPonPyg2-v2.0_pri, whole genome shotgun sequence:
- the LOC134739506 gene encoding putative uncharacterized protein FLJ44672: MQPGGTAGPAEAAMREAEAGPPQVGLSRPTCSLPASSVGPVLPPGCVSRPDSGLPTTSLDSAPAQLPAALVGPQLPEAKLPRPSSGLTVASPGSAPALRWCLQAPNGVRLVDSSWPSLGLLATSAGPSHSEVGLSRPSSGLPASKLFWLSSCPAPAGLCRPRTFSSQALHAHLLPPGA, encoded by the coding sequence aTGCAGCCTGGAGGAacagctgggcctgcagaggccgccatgagggaggcagaggctgggcctcctcaagtcggcctctccagacccacttgCAGCCTCCCGGCATCCTCTGTGGGCCCAGTTCTTCCTCCCGGCTGCGTCTCCAGGCCCGACTCCGGCCTCCCAACAACCTCTTTGGACTCAGCTCCCGCCCAGCTCCCGGCGGCCCTGGTAGGCCCACAACTTCCTGAAGCcaagctccccaggcccagctcaggcctcacggtggcctctccaggctcagctcctgccctccgATGGTGTCTCCAGGCTCCAAATGGCGTCCGGTTGGTGGACTCCTCCTGGCCCAGCTTGGGCCTCCTGGCAACCTCTGCAGGCCCAAGTCATTCcgaagtcggcctctccaggcccagctccggcctcccagcaagcaagctcttttggctcagctcctgcccagctcccgcTGGCCTTTGTAGGCCCCGAACTTTCTCCAGCCAAGCTCTTCAtgcccacctcctgcctcccggtGCCTGA
- the LOC129034547 gene encoding putative uncharacterized protein FLJ44672, whose amino-acid sequence MNLVASPGPVPACHWEAGRGPEELGCRNFGAYKRQQELSQKSLLAGSQELGWETQPGGTAGPAETAMREAEAGPPQVGLSRPTCSLPASSLGPVLPPCCISRPYSCLPTTSLDSAPAQLPAALVGPQLPEAKLPRPSSGLTVASPASAPALRQRLQAPNGVRSVDSSWPSLGLPATSAGPSHPEVGLSRPSSGLPASKLFWLSSCPAPAGLCRPRTFSSQALHAHLLPPGA is encoded by the exons ATGAatctggtggcctctccaggcccagtccCTGCCT gccactgggaggcaggaCGTGGGCCTGAAGAGCTTGGCTGCCGAAACTTCGGGGCCTACAAACGccagcaggagctgagccaaaagagcttgcttgctgggagtcaggagctgggctgggagacGCAGCCTGGAGGAACAGCTGGGCCTGCAGAGACCgccatgagggaggcagaggctgggcctcctcaagtcggcctctccagacccacttgcagcctcccggcatcctctctgggcccagttctTCCTCCCTGCTGCATCTCCAGGCCCTACTCCTGTCTCCCAACAACCTCTTTGGACTCAGCTCCCGCCCAGCTCCCGGCGGCCCTGGTAGGCCCACAACTTCCTGAAGCcaagctccccaggcccagctcaggcctcacggtggcctctccagcctcagctcctgCCCTCCGACAGCGTCTCCAGGCCCCAAATGGCGTCCGGTCGGTGGACTCCTCCTggcccagcttgggcctcccggcaacctctgcaggcccaagtcatcctgaagtcggcctctccaggcccagctccggcctcccagcaagcaagctcttttggctcagctcctgcccagctcccgcTGGCCTTTGTAGGCCCCGAACTTTCTCCAGCCAAGCTCTTCAtgcccacctcctgcctcccggtGCCTGA